A window of Sphingomonas adhaesiva contains these coding sequences:
- the ruvX gene encoding Holliday junction resolvase RuvX — protein MIFLAAADFRAALPGGGRLLGLDVGTKTIGTALCDAGWSFASPAHLIRRTKFTQDKAALVALSLRQQVAGWVVGLPLNLDGSDSPRTQSIRAFARNCRDVDYPILLWDERWSTVSAERALIEQDMSRAKRAERIDNHAAATILQAAIDALVMV, from the coding sequence ATGATCTTCCTCGCCGCCGCCGACTTTCGCGCTGCGCTACCCGGCGGCGGCCGCCTGCTCGGGCTCGACGTGGGGACGAAGACGATCGGCACCGCGCTGTGCGATGCGGGCTGGAGCTTCGCCAGTCCCGCGCACCTGATCCGCCGCACGAAATTCACGCAGGACAAGGCGGCGCTGGTCGCGCTGTCGCTGCGGCAGCAGGTCGCCGGCTGGGTCGTCGGCCTCCCGCTCAACCTCGATGGAAGCGACAGCCCGCGCACCCAGTCGATCCGCGCCTTCGCGCGCAACTGCCGCGACGTGGACTACCCGATCCTGCTGTGGGACGAGCGCTGGTCGACCGTCAGCGCCGAACGCGCGCTGATCGAACAGGACATGAGCCGGGCGAAGCGCGCCGAGCGCATCGACAACCACGCCGCCGCCACGATCCTGCAAGCCGCGATCGACGCGCTGGTCATGGTGTAG